From one Desulfocurvus vexinensis DSM 17965 genomic stretch:
- a CDS encoding glutamate synthase: protein MCRLFALTSSEPVSPMRAVRALDVMREGHDGSGVGLFLTGLGGPFGELKGCPILSGILTRDGEKRLNRFMNDKGFKLRHRLAWDLPATPPEGTPRRDAYLVAAYDLPSDWRDMTDAERDLNILRTRLELKHMGLEREDMTVFSFWPDVVMVKEIGDPLAVGQYLGVDREDLHARQILAQGRQNTNYAINLYACHPFFIQGIASMTNGENTAFIPIKEWLMSSGVPGYEGYHSDSEVFTHILHYATLRLGLPLAAYKHVITPLSDADMQGHPDAAFLEQLKATCRKLIIDGPNCVIGCLPDRTMFMVQDRKKLRPGVVGGRPGLYAFSSEICGLDAAIPERDKTRDFQPMHLDTAIVGPGCEEIEICRQTQPLPQAR from the coding sequence ATGTGCCGATTGTTCGCTCTCACCAGCTCCGAGCCCGTCTCGCCCATGCGCGCCGTCCGCGCCCTGGACGTGATGCGCGAGGGCCACGACGGCTCGGGCGTCGGGCTCTTTCTCACCGGCCTGGGCGGCCCGTTCGGCGAGCTCAAGGGCTGCCCCATCCTGTCGGGCATCCTGACCCGCGACGGCGAAAAACGCCTGAACAGATTCATGAATGACAAGGGATTCAAGCTGCGCCACCGCCTGGCTTGGGACCTGCCCGCCACCCCGCCCGAGGGCACCCCCCGGCGCGACGCCTACCTCGTGGCGGCCTACGACCTGCCCTCGGACTGGCGCGACATGACCGACGCCGAGCGCGACCTGAACATCCTGCGCACCCGCCTGGAGCTCAAGCACATGGGCCTGGAGCGCGAGGACATGACCGTCTTCAGCTTCTGGCCCGACGTGGTCATGGTCAAGGAGATCGGCGACCCCCTGGCCGTGGGCCAGTACCTGGGGGTGGACCGCGAGGACCTGCACGCCCGCCAGATCCTGGCCCAGGGCAGGCAGAACACCAACTACGCCATCAACCTCTACGCCTGCCACCCCTTCTTCATCCAGGGCATCGCCTCCATGACCAACGGCGAGAACACCGCCTTCATTCCCATCAAGGAATGGCTCATGTCGTCGGGGGTGCCGGGCTACGAGGGCTACCACTCCGACTCCGAGGTGTTCACGCATATCCTGCACTACGCCACGCTGCGCCTGGGCCTGCCCCTTGCGGCCTACAAGCACGTGATCACCCCGCTGTCCGACGCCGACATGCAGGGCCACCCCGACGCGGCCTTTCTGGAGCAGCTCAAGGCCACCTGCCGCAAGCTGATCATCGACGGGCCCAACTGCGTCATCGGCTGCCTGCCCGACCGGACCATGTTCATGGTCCAGGACCGCAAGAAGCTGCGCCCCGGCGTGGTGGGCGGGCGCCCCGGCCTGTATGCCTTCTCTTCGGAGATCTGCGGCCTGGACGCCGCCATCCCCGAGCGCGACAAGACC
- the yajC gene encoding preprotein translocase subunit YajC, with amino-acid sequence MFFPEVAYAMAPPAGGDGGAGGALGALMPLILMFVIFYFLLIRPQQKKQKQHREMLSALKKGDKVLTGGGIYGRIVEVDGDVLRVDIGNDMVVEINRNFVSNMADRAPKDAGKGNKK; translated from the coding sequence ATGTTCTTTCCCGAAGTCGCTTATGCCATGGCCCCCCCGGCTGGTGGCGATGGCGGCGCCGGAGGCGCCCTGGGCGCCCTGATGCCGCTGATCCTGATGTTCGTCATCTTCTACTTCCTGCTCATCCGCCCGCAGCAGAAGAAGCAGAAGCAGCACCGCGAGATGCTCTCGGCCCTGAAGAAAGGCGACAAGGTCCTGACCGGCGGCGGCATCTACGGCCGCATCGTCGAAGTGGACGGCGACGTGCTGCGCGTGGACATCGGCAACGACATGGTGGTCGAGATCAACCGCAATTTCGTGTCCAACATGGCCGACAGGGCCCCCAAGGACGCCGGAAAGGGCAACAAGAAGTAG
- the secF gene encoding protein translocase subunit SecF: MSGLSFIRPDTAFNFIGNRRKAFVVSILAILVGVGSLVAHGGPKYGIDFAGGVTVQMRVDGGVDTAAFTRALEAEGLSGVAVQRMGMEGDHEYLVRLSDQQGLGTDTVRDRVQAAMASGMPGSTYEIQRQEMVGPKVGADLRESALEAMFYAVLLIAIYISGRFEARWLVAGIMAAGLATGVYLLDLIDVPMSLLIVAALAITLALCWRLRLNYALGAVVALIHDVLVTVGVFSLLGKEFDLTIIAALLTIIGYSLNDTIIVFDRIRENLRGRKRKDFKEVINTSINQTLSRTLLTSGTTLLVVAALFIFGGAVIHDFALALLVGIGVGTYSSIFVASPILLGFGPGATHEEPEEEDDDLPAAQKA, encoded by the coding sequence GTGTCCGGCCTGTCGTTCATCAGGCCTGACACGGCCTTCAACTTCATCGGCAACCGGCGCAAGGCCTTCGTGGTCTCGATCCTGGCCATCCTGGTGGGCGTCGGCTCGCTGGTGGCCCACGGCGGCCCCAAGTACGGCATCGACTTCGCGGGCGGCGTCACCGTGCAGATGCGCGTGGACGGCGGCGTGGACACCGCAGCCTTCACCCGCGCCCTGGAAGCCGAAGGGTTGAGCGGCGTGGCAGTGCAGCGCATGGGCATGGAGGGCGACCACGAGTACCTGGTGCGCCTCTCCGACCAGCAGGGCCTGGGCACCGACACCGTGCGCGACCGTGTGCAGGCCGCCATGGCCTCGGGGATGCCCGGCAGCACCTACGAGATCCAGCGCCAGGAGATGGTCGGCCCCAAGGTGGGCGCGGATCTGCGCGAAAGCGCCCTGGAGGCCATGTTCTACGCCGTTTTGCTCATCGCCATCTACATCTCGGGCCGCTTCGAGGCGCGCTGGCTGGTGGCGGGCATCATGGCCGCCGGGCTGGCCACGGGCGTCTACCTGCTCGACCTGATCGACGTGCCCATGAGCCTGCTCATCGTGGCTGCCCTGGCCATCACCCTGGCCCTGTGCTGGCGCCTGCGGCTCAACTACGCCCTGGGCGCCGTGGTGGCCCTGATCCACGACGTGCTGGTCACGGTGGGTGTGTTCTCCCTGCTGGGCAAGGAGTTCGACCTGACCATCATCGCCGCGCTGCTGACCATCATCGGCTACTCGCTCAACGACACGATCATCGTCTTCGACCGCATCCGCGAGAACCTGCGCGGGCGCAAGCGCAAGGACTTCAAGGAGGTCATCAACACCTCCATCAACCAGACCCTGTCGCGCACGCTGCTGACCTCGGGCACGACCCTGCTCGTGGTGGCCGCGTTGTTCATCTTCGGCGGCGCGGTGATCCACGACTTCGCCCTGGCGCTGCTCGTGGGCATCGGCGTGGGCACCTATTCCTCCATCTTCGTGGCCAGCCCGATCCTGCTGGGCTTTGGCCCCGGCGCCACCCACGAGGAGCCCGAGGAAGAGGACGACGACCTGCCCGCCGCCCAGAAGGCCTGA
- the nadB gene encoding L-aspartate oxidase, whose translation MHADRFKTQVLIIGTGIAGCTAALALADAGLEVTLITSDFAPDQGNTALAQGGIVFEAGPGDAADLERDMLTAGWRANLPRAVRHLARKGPGAVQELLIDRLGVDFARRDDGSWDLIREGGHGKPRILHCADFTGRAIMDCLLDAVHAAPGVRVLTGRTAVDLLTSHHHSTRLEFKHQLTNQCCGAYVFNREVGRVETLLADCTVLATGGIGQVYLHTTNTASSIGSGMVMAERAKAKIVNAEYVQFHPTALYHRAPRKFLVSEAVRGAGARLVNAKGEAFMARYDSRADLAPRDIVTRAIQEEMLHSGEDCVYLDAANHVSRDLQRSFPTIYAKCREIGVDMTSEPIPVVPAAHYFCGGVLTDERGRTTISRLYAAGECACTGIHGANRLASTSLLEGLVWGQAVGRDIARHLRGRTALPRRLAEAMPDWVNPGDVQNEDPALIAQDWATIRHTMWNYVGITRTSQRLARAFDDLRSLQRHLQDFYKSTPISQSLIDLFHGCHAAFIVTEAARANPETRGCHYRAK comes from the coding sequence ATGCACGCCGACCGCTTCAAGACCCAGGTGCTGATCATCGGCACGGGCATCGCCGGATGCACCGCCGCCCTGGCCCTGGCCGACGCCGGGCTGGAAGTCACGCTCATCACCTCCGACTTCGCGCCCGACCAGGGCAACACCGCCCTGGCCCAGGGCGGCATCGTCTTCGAGGCCGGGCCCGGCGACGCCGCCGACCTGGAACGCGACATGCTCACCGCCGGATGGCGGGCCAACCTGCCGCGCGCCGTGCGCCACCTGGCGCGCAAGGGCCCCGGCGCCGTGCAGGAGCTGCTCATCGACCGCCTGGGCGTGGACTTCGCCCGGCGCGACGACGGCTCCTGGGACCTCATCCGCGAGGGCGGCCACGGCAAGCCGCGCATCCTGCACTGCGCCGACTTCACGGGCCGGGCCATCATGGACTGCCTGCTGGACGCCGTGCATGCCGCGCCCGGCGTGCGCGTGCTCACCGGGCGCACGGCGGTGGACCTGCTCACCAGCCACCACCACTCCACGCGCCTGGAGTTCAAGCACCAGCTCACCAACCAGTGCTGCGGGGCCTATGTGTTCAACCGCGAGGTGGGCCGCGTGGAAACCCTGCTGGCCGACTGCACCGTGCTGGCCACGGGCGGTATCGGCCAGGTCTACCTGCACACCACCAACACCGCGTCGAGCATCGGCTCGGGCATGGTCATGGCCGAGCGGGCCAAGGCCAAGATCGTCAACGCCGAGTACGTGCAGTTCCACCCCACGGCGCTGTACCACCGCGCGCCGCGCAAGTTCCTGGTCTCCGAGGCCGTGCGCGGGGCGGGGGCCCGGCTGGTCAACGCCAAGGGCGAGGCCTTCATGGCCCGCTACGACTCCCGGGCCGACCTGGCCCCGCGCGACATCGTGACCCGGGCCATCCAGGAGGAGATGCTGCACTCCGGCGAGGACTGCGTGTACCTCGACGCGGCCAACCACGTCAGCCGCGACCTGCAACGCAGCTTCCCGACCATCTACGCCAAATGCCGCGAGATCGGCGTGGACATGACCAGCGAGCCCATCCCCGTGGTCCCGGCGGCGCACTACTTCTGCGGCGGCGTGCTCACCGACGAGCGCGGGCGCACGACCATCTCGCGGCTCTATGCCGCCGGAGAATGCGCCTGCACCGGCATCCACGGCGCCAACCGTCTGGCCAGCACCTCGCTGCTGGAGGGGCTGGTCTGGGGTCAGGCCGTGGGCCGCGACATCGCCCGCCACCTGCGCGGGCGCACCGCCCTGCCCCGCCGCCTGGCCGAGGCCATGCCCGACTGGGTCAACCCCGGCGACGTGCAGAACGAGGACCCCGCCCTCATCGCCCAGGACTGGGCGACCATCCGCCACACCATGTGGAACTACGTGGGCATCACCCGCACCAGCCAGCGCCTGGCCCGGGCCTTCGACGACCTGCGCAGCCTGCAGCGCCATTTGCAGGATTTCTACAAATCCACGCCCATCTCCCAGTCGCTCATCGACCTCTTCCACGGCTGCCACGCAGCCTTCATCGTCACCGAGGCCGCCCGCGCCAACCCCGAGACCCGGGGCTGCCACTACCGCGCCAAATGA
- the nadA gene encoding quinolinate synthase NadA: MNTSHAQTIEAIRRQRGSALVIMGHHYQGGLVIQHTDLRGDSLELARQVRGLCAARHIVFCGVSFMAETAAMLAAPGQTVVQPAPEAGCVMSDMAPAPLVDAVLRRLTADGRRVIPLAYVNTDAAVKAVVARHGGSVCTSANAQVMLRWALDQGDGVLFLPDKNLGHNTADALGLAPRERALVDVSAHGAALDPAALRATPLLLWPGMCVVHKRFRAAQVEAVRQRDPDALVVVHPECEPEVVSRADAAGSTSFIIRYVEQAPQGAAIYVGTELNLVERLARDFEGRKLVRPLFPSRCQNMAKTTEEVLAATLEDLDDIEPVTVPCDVARDAVVAIERMLDICR, translated from the coding sequence GTGAACACGTCCCACGCCCAGACCATCGAAGCCATCCGCCGCCAGCGCGGCTCCGCCCTGGTCATCATGGGCCACCACTACCAGGGCGGGCTGGTCATCCAGCACACCGACCTGCGCGGCGACTCCCTGGAACTGGCCCGCCAGGTGCGCGGGCTGTGCGCCGCGCGGCATATCGTCTTCTGCGGGGTGAGCTTCATGGCCGAGACCGCCGCCATGCTCGCCGCCCCGGGGCAGACGGTGGTGCAGCCCGCGCCCGAGGCCGGCTGCGTCATGTCCGACATGGCCCCCGCGCCGCTGGTGGACGCCGTGCTGCGCCGCCTGACCGCCGATGGCCGCCGGGTCATCCCCCTGGCCTACGTGAACACCGACGCGGCGGTGAAGGCCGTGGTCGCCCGCCACGGCGGCAGCGTCTGCACCTCGGCCAACGCCCAGGTCATGCTGCGCTGGGCCCTGGACCAGGGCGACGGGGTGCTCTTTTTGCCCGACAAGAACCTGGGCCACAACACCGCCGACGCCCTGGGCCTGGCCCCGCGCGAGCGCGCGCTCGTCGATGTTTCGGCCCACGGCGCCGCCCTGGACCCGGCGGCCCTGCGCGCCACGCCCCTGCTGCTGTGGCCGGGCATGTGCGTGGTCCACAAGCGCTTCAGGGCCGCGCAGGTCGAGGCCGTGCGCCAGCGCGACCCCGACGCGCTGGTGGTGGTCCACCCCGAGTGCGAGCCGGAGGTGGTGTCCCGGGCCGACGCTGCCGGGTCCACCTCGTTCATCATCCGCTATGTGGAGCAGGCCCCCCAGGGCGCGGCCATCTACGTGGGCACCGAGCTGAACCTCGTGGAGCGCCTGGCCCGGGATTTCGAGGGCCGCAAGCTCGTGCGCCCGCTCTTCCCCAGCCGCTGCCAGAACATGGCCAAGACCACCGAGGAGGTCCTTGCGGCCACCCTGGAGGACCTGGACGACATCGAACCCGTGACTGTGCCCTGCGACGTGGCCCGCGACGCCGTTGTGGCCATCGAGCGCATGCTCGACATTTGCAGGTAG
- the nadC gene encoding carboxylating nicotinate-nucleotide diphosphorylase: MNASTFHEFFQGPALEHLLRAVRAALDEDGPDLTSLAVFAPEAPARAEIVAKQDAVAAGLPIGPLVLDAVEPGAGAGMRLLAEDGQAVRPGQVVAELHGPARTLLRAERVILNFLTHLSGIATLTRSYVDALRGSRTTLLDTRKTLPGLRHAQKYAVLMGGGKNHRLSLSDMLMLKDNHIDQAGGIAPAVARLRAAYAPCPPIEVECRTLAEVREAASLGVARIMLDNMAPGALAEALALVPEGIETEVSGGVSLATLAAIAQAGPDFVSVGRLTHSAPAADFSMRIHLPGRPQ, encoded by the coding sequence ATGAACGCCTCGACCTTCCATGAATTTTTCCAGGGCCCGGCCCTGGAGCATCTGCTGCGCGCCGTGCGCGCCGCCCTGGACGAGGACGGCCCGGACCTGACCAGCCTGGCCGTGTTCGCCCCCGAAGCCCCGGCCCGGGCCGAGATCGTGGCCAAGCAAGACGCCGTGGCCGCCGGGCTGCCCATCGGCCCGCTGGTGCTCGACGCCGTGGAGCCCGGCGCGGGCGCGGGCATGCGCCTGCTGGCCGAAGACGGCCAGGCCGTGCGCCCCGGGCAGGTGGTGGCCGAGCTGCACGGCCCGGCGCGCACGCTCTTGCGCGCCGAACGGGTCATCCTCAACTTCCTGACCCACCTCTCGGGCATCGCCACCCTGACCCGCAGCTATGTGGACGCCCTGCGCGGCTCGCGCACCACCCTGCTGGATACGCGCAAGACCCTGCCCGGCCTGCGCCACGCCCAGAAGTACGCGGTGTTGATGGGCGGCGGGAAAAACCATAGACTGTCCCTTTCCGACATGCTGATGCTCAAGGACAACCACATCGACCAGGCCGGAGGCATCGCGCCCGCCGTGGCCCGGTTGCGCGCCGCCTACGCCCCCTGCCCGCCCATCGAGGTGGAATGCCGCACCCTGGCCGAGGTCCGCGAGGCCGCGAGCCTTGGCGTGGCGCGCATCATGCTCGACAACATGGCCCCCGGGGCCCTGGCCGAAGCCCTGGCCCTGGTGCCCGAGGGCATCGAAACCGAGGTCAGCGGCGGCGTGTCCCTGGCCACCCTGGCGGCCATCGCCCAGGCCGGGCCGGACTTCGTGTCCGTGGGCCGGCTGACGCATTCGGCCCCGGCGGCGGACTTCAGCATGCGCATCCATCTGCCCGGGAGGCCGCAGTGA
- the mgtE gene encoding magnesium transporter, which produces MNEKHEIPASPELTPAAPAEAEAVAVGFENAHPADGADLLEDLPLAEQMSVLQSLDTSDAADFVAEMEKHDRAVLMRALSPDLAADILEEMSPDDAADVLEDLDAAHQQALLQRVESDEAQEIETLLNFDSDTAGGVMNTEVTVLEQNLTVDQAIALIRRAAEESEIPYYAYVVDDQEHLVGVVSLRNLMLARPGKPLREMLENQQLITATHDTDKEEVAHLISHYNFLALPVVDADGRLLGVVTHDDVIDIIHEEASEDMLGMVGAGQNETVDTPWLRSVTLRLPWLVINVANSAVAAWVVHQFEGTIAQMAILAALMPIVANQAGNSGQQSLAVMIRQLAMETWDRKRAWTAVLRESKIGLLNGLMVGILVLCGVFVLTHHGDLAAVMALALGLDMVVGNVAGAMIPVVLRELGRDPAQASSIFLTTITDSTGFFLFLGLANVLLL; this is translated from the coding sequence ATGAACGAGAAGCACGAAATCCCCGCCAGCCCGGAGCTGACGCCAGCGGCCCCCGCCGAGGCCGAGGCCGTGGCCGTGGGTTTCGAGAACGCCCACCCCGCCGACGGCGCCGACCTGCTCGAAGACCTGCCCCTGGCGGAGCAGATGAGCGTGCTGCAAAGCCTGGACACCTCCGACGCGGCGGATTTCGTCGCCGAGATGGAGAAGCACGACCGGGCCGTGCTCATGCGCGCCCTGAGCCCGGACCTGGCGGCGGATATCCTCGAGGAAATGTCGCCCGACGACGCCGCCGACGTGCTCGAGGACCTGGACGCCGCCCACCAGCAGGCCCTGCTCCAGCGCGTGGAGTCCGACGAGGCCCAGGAGATCGAAACGCTCCTGAATTTCGACTCCGACACGGCGGGCGGAGTCATGAACACCGAGGTCACGGTCCTGGAGCAGAACCTGACCGTGGACCAGGCCATCGCCCTCATCCGCCGCGCGGCGGAGGAGTCGGAAATCCCGTACTACGCCTATGTGGTGGACGACCAGGAGCACCTGGTGGGCGTGGTGTCGCTGCGCAACCTGATGCTGGCCCGCCCGGGCAAGCCCCTGCGCGAGATGCTGGAAAACCAGCAGCTCATCACCGCCACCCACGACACCGACAAAGAAGAGGTGGCCCACCTCATCTCGCACTACAACTTCCTGGCCCTGCCCGTGGTGGACGCCGACGGGCGCCTGCTGGGCGTGGTCACCCACGACGACGTCATCGACATCATCCACGAAGAGGCCAGCGAGGACATGCTCGGCATGGTCGGCGCGGGCCAGAACGAGACCGTGGACACGCCCTGGCTGCGCTCGGTGACGCTGCGCCTGCCGTGGCTGGTCATCAACGTGGCCAACTCCGCCGTGGCGGCCTGGGTGGTGCACCAGTTCGAGGGCACCATCGCCCAGATGGCCATTCTGGCCGCGCTGATGCCCATCGTGGCCAACCAGGCGGGCAACTCGGGCCAGCAGTCCCTGGCGGTGATGATCCGCCAGCTGGCCATGGAAACCTGGGACCGCAAGCGCGCCTGGACGGCGGTCCTGCGCGAGTCCAAGATCGGCCTGCTCAACGGGCTGATGGTCGGCATCCTGGTGCTGTGCGGGGTCTTCGTGCTGACCCACCATGGCGACCTGGCTGCGGTCATGGCCCTGGCCCTGGGGCTGGACATGGTGGTGGGCAACGTGGCCGGGGCCATGATCCCCGTGGTGCTGCGCGAGCTGGGGCGCGATCCGGCCCAGGCCTCGTCCATCTTCCTGACCACCATCACGGACTCCACGGGCTTTTTCCTCTTCCTCGGGCTGGCCAACGTGCTGCTGCTGTGA
- a CDS encoding protein phosphatase CheZ gives MPTTPPAEQLDKLVAQVTQSVVEGLDTVLAEVIQKEVSQVLARSLSRALKEGEFFRKVNEDMREGLEKIYGEIREARKEAGQRPRGESETGELISEASDQLDAILRSTEDATVRIMDIVEQHQEMVAASGELLAAFRTGGARKDAVEELIRLNDAHQAHLLEIMTALSFQDLTGQRIKKIIQALKRIEEIVFSVYVSTGLKVRRHEQAPERDAVEIDQEAEKTVQALKGGTSELKGPQETSNQSDVDDLLKQLGLE, from the coding sequence ATGCCCACCACCCCGCCCGCCGAACAGTTGGACAAGCTTGTCGCCCAGGTCACCCAGAGCGTGGTCGAGGGGCTCGACACCGTGCTGGCCGAGGTCATCCAGAAGGAAGTCTCGCAGGTGCTGGCCCGCTCTCTGTCGCGGGCGCTCAAGGAGGGCGAATTCTTCCGCAAGGTCAACGAGGACATGCGCGAAGGGCTGGAGAAGATCTACGGCGAGATCCGCGAGGCGCGCAAGGAGGCCGGGCAGCGCCCCCGGGGCGAAAGCGAGACCGGCGAGCTCATCAGCGAGGCCTCGGACCAGCTCGACGCCATCCTGCGCTCCACCGAGGACGCCACCGTGCGCATCATGGACATCGTGGAGCAGCACCAGGAGATGGTGGCGGCCTCGGGCGAGCTGCTGGCGGCCTTTCGCACCGGCGGCGCCCGCAAGGACGCCGTGGAGGAGCTGATCCGCCTGAACGACGCCCACCAGGCGCACCTGCTGGAAATCATGACCGCCCTGTCCTTCCAGGACCTGACCGGCCAGCGCATCAAGAAGATCATCCAGGCCCTGAAGCGCATCGAGGAGATCGTCTTCAGCGTCTACGTCAGCACGGGGCTCAAGGTCCGCCGCCACGAGCAGGCCCCCGAGCGCGACGCCGTGGAGATCGACCAGGAAGCCGAAAAGACCGTGCAGGCGCTCAAGGGCGGCACGTCGGAGCTCAAGGGCCCCCAGGAGACGTCCAACCAGTCCGACGTGGACGACCTGCTCAAGCAGCTGGGCCTGGAATAG
- a CDS encoding NIL domain-containing protein yields the protein MKDSNKGTSKIVSLKFPPERSGRPVVCNLARLFDLTFNILQASIGPRAEGHMTLELSGSEDSFRKGIEYLKDQGIKIEPTAQKISRDEDSCVHCGLCTALCPTQALHLDPESRQVLFDPEACTACGMCTRICPVRAMSVQLDDNGN from the coding sequence ATGAAGGATTCCAACAAGGGCACCAGCAAGATCGTCTCGCTCAAGTTCCCGCCCGAACGCAGCGGGCGCCCCGTGGTCTGCAACCTGGCCCGGCTGTTCGACCTGACCTTCAACATCCTGCAGGCCAGCATCGGGCCCCGGGCCGAGGGCCATATGACCCTGGAGCTCTCGGGCAGCGAGGACAGCTTCCGCAAGGGCATCGAATACCTGAAGGACCAGGGCATCAAGATCGAACCCACCGCGCAGAAGATCTCGCGCGACGAGGACTCCTGCGTCCACTGCGGGCTGTGCACCGCCCTGTGCCCCACCCAGGCCCTGCACCTGGACCCCGAATCCCGCCAGGTGCTCTTCGACCCCGAGGCCTGCACCGCCTGCGGCATGTGCACGCGCATCTGCCCGGTCCGGGCCATGAGCGTGCAGCTCGACGACAACGGCAACTGA
- the ybgF gene encoding tol-pal system protein YbgF: MKKVIFCICLCLAVSGCVNPDDVRTLDGRVNEQSRRIDALDQKVEQATSQTSVQADSWSQMQSMRQELAEARGEIEMLKRDMDTLRQSSQSDMLAEDVQDMKIALQRMNSQLATDIDLAAIRAERQAAPAAAPADTALATPAPGQEPATPGGIPMIVPVEPGQTGDPDLTRPAPAPAAPAAAQSADTDAASTLYKSARAAFEAKDYKQGVALWEEFVTAFPKHDLVSNALFWQGECYFQLKDYARAVLKYQSVIDNYPKSSKYPTALLKQGVSFMRLDKAKMGRLRFEEVVQKFPQTAEGKRAAALLKEQN, translated from the coding sequence ATGAAAAAAGTCATTTTCTGTATATGCCTGTGCCTGGCCGTTTCCGGCTGCGTGAACCCCGACGACGTGCGCACCCTGGACGGACGCGTCAACGAGCAGTCCCGGCGCATCGACGCCCTGGACCAGAAGGTCGAGCAGGCCACCTCGCAGACGTCGGTCCAGGCCGATTCCTGGTCCCAGATGCAGTCCATGCGCCAGGAGCTGGCCGAGGCCAGGGGCGAGATCGAGATGCTCAAGCGCGACATGGACACCCTGCGCCAGTCGAGCCAGTCCGACATGCTCGCCGAGGACGTTCAGGACATGAAAATCGCCCTGCAACGCATGAACTCGCAGCTGGCCACGGACATCGACCTGGCCGCCATCCGCGCCGAGCGCCAGGCCGCGCCTGCCGCCGCCCCGGCGGACACGGCCCTCGCCACCCCGGCCCCGGGCCAGGAGCCCGCCACCCCCGGCGGCATCCCGATGATCGTGCCCGTGGAGCCCGGCCAGACCGGCGACCCCGACCTGACCCGGCCCGCACCTGCGCCCGCCGCCCCTGCGGCGGCCCAGAGCGCGGACACCGACGCCGCCTCCACCCTCTACAAGAGCGCCCGGGCGGCCTTCGAGGCCAAGGACTACAAGCAGGGCGTGGCCCTGTGGGAAGAGTTCGTGACCGCCTTCCCCAAGCATGACCTGGTGTCCAACGCCCTGTTCTGGCAGGGGGAATGCTACTTCCAGCTCAAGGACTACGCCCGCGCGGTGCTCAAGTACCAGTCGGTCATCGACAACTACCCCAAGAGCTCCAAGTATCCCACCGCGCTGCTCAAGCAGGGCGTGAGCTTCATGCGTCTGGACAAGGCCAAGATGGGCCGCCTGCGTTTCGAGGAAGTCGTGCAGAAGTTCCCCCAGACCGCCGAAGGCAAGCGCGCCGCCGCCCTGCTCAAGGAACAGAACTAA
- a CDS encoding PLDc N-terminal domain-containing protein, which produces MIPATVAPWFLAVLGVAFICLFISFWAIWHAYWRTFPTGQEKALWLVAVVFLPFAGALAYLFIGRNRGRLPQ; this is translated from the coding sequence ATGATCCCCGCCACCGTGGCCCCCTGGTTCCTGGCCGTGCTGGGGGTCGCCTTCATTTGCCTTTTCATCTCGTTCTGGGCTATCTGGCATGCGTACTGGCGCACGTTTCCCACTGGCCAGGAGAAGGCGCTGTGGCTGGTCGCCGTGGTCTTCCTGCCCTTCGCGGGCGCCCTGGCCTATCTGTTCATCGGTCGCAATCGAGGGAGGTTGCCGCAATGA
- the lspA gene encoding signal peptidase II, whose product MRKFALPLTLAAVVLVLDVITKAVVERSMELYSRIEIVPGFFNLVHVLNKGAAFGILSDESIGWQRAFFIAAALLAVGVILYLIHTGHAEDRFGAWGLGLVLGGALGNLVDRVRIGYVVDFLDFHVGGWHWPAFNVADIGITCGVGLLIVSFYIIERRAKRPASAGREDA is encoded by the coding sequence ATGCGCAAATTCGCCCTGCCCCTGACCCTGGCCGCCGTGGTCCTGGTCCTGGACGTGATCACCAAGGCCGTGGTCGAGCGCAGCATGGAGCTGTACTCGCGCATCGAGATCGTGCCCGGGTTCTTCAACCTCGTGCACGTGCTCAACAAGGGCGCGGCCTTCGGCATCCTGTCCGACGAGAGCATCGGCTGGCAGCGGGCGTTCTTCATCGCCGCCGCCCTGCTGGCCGTGGGCGTCATCCTCTACCTGATCCATACCGGCCACGCCGAGGACCGCTTCGGGGCCTGGGGCCTGGGGCTGGTGCTGGGCGGGGCCCTGGGCAACCTCGTGGATCGGGTGCGCATCGGCTACGTCGTCGATTTCCTGGATTTCCACGTCGGCGGCTGGCACTGGCCCGCCTTCAACGTGGCCGACATCGGCATCACCTGCGGTGTGGGCCTGCTCATCGTCTCGTTCTACATCATCGAACGCCGCGCAAAGCGCCCGGCCTCCGCCGGGCGGGAGGACGCATGA